AAAGTGAAACGGGCCTTGTTGGTGAGTACACCATCCCTCGATACGCCGATTAATGAAGCGCGCCAGGAAGAGCAGGAGCGCATCATTAAGGAAGAGCCTCAGGATATGGAAACGTATATTGAAACTGTCGATCAACTGGCCAGAAACCATCCCCAAACGGTTGCGGCATGGATTACGAACGCAGCGGAATGGAATGGATAGGTGAGCGGGGTGAACGTGTCTGAACAAGGATTGGTTTCTCAACAAATGACACCGGAAAAACGGGTGGCGGTCGTGCTGGCCAGCCTGGATCCGGATGTGGCGGCAAAAGTGATGAGCGAGCTGGACCCGCATATCATGACCAAGGCCGCGGAAAGTATTCGCAATCTGGGAATTGTGCCCGGGAACTTATATAAAAAAGCGCTGGCCGAAAGTGTGCAGGAGCTTAAGGCCTATGGCGATGCCGTTCATGGAAACGATAGTCTGGCTGTCGGGTTGCTCAGTAAAGTCGTGGGCGAACAGCAAGCGGCTTCCATGCTTGAACTCGGCCAGATGGCCGGAAACCGATTCGGTGCACTGGTCTCCCGCAAACCGGAAGAGATTGCGAGGATGCTGGCGGCGGAATCTTCGAGTGTGATTGCTGTGGTCCTGCGTTTCCTTCCATCGCAACTGGCATCGGAAACGCTTTCCCATATTAAAGAAGAAATCCGGAATAAGGTGGTGATACAGATTGCGACCGCAGAGCTTCCGCCGGAGCGGGTTATTGACCAGATTGAACAGCATCTGGTGGCGCGATTGCCGGCTTCTGTCAAACGAAAGCAGGATGATACGGAGCGCATCGATTCGCTGGTTTCCATTATGCAGCGCTCTTCGAAAGAAGTCGCGGATGCCATGCTCGATGAACTGGGTAAGCAGGATCCTGCATTGGCCGACCTCGTTCGTGATCGGATGTTTGTATTTGAAGATATTGCCCGTCTGGATGATGCCGCAGTGCGGCGGATTATGCAGGAGCTTGAGAACGGCGTCCTTTCCACGGCACTGCGCAAAGCTTCGGATGAGGTACGCGACCGTTTCCTGAGTAATATGTCGCGTCGCGCAGCCGACGGTCTGCAGGAAGAAATGGAATACGCCGGGAAGATGCCTTTCTCTGAAGTGCTCGCCAAACAAAAACAGGTTGTGCAGGTGGCCCGGTCGTTGGCGGAACAGGGCGAAATCAAGATCGGCTCTTCGGAGGAGGAATATGTCTAACACGATTTTCATGGATTCGAACGTTTTGGCTTTTGTGCCAGCTTCGCCGGAAGAAGAGACCTGTTCTCAGTCGGACCAGGTTGATACCGCCGAGCTCGAACGCGAGTTGCGGGCTGCGCTCGAAGCTGAATATGAAGAGCGGCTGGAACGCGAAGTTGCGGCCCGGCTGGCCGGAGAGCGAGAACGTTTCGACCGCACTCTGAATCAATGTACCACTAATTTTGATCGGTGCATTGGAACGTTGCGTAAAGAGATTCAGGCCAATGTGGTCGATCTCTCGATTCGCATGGCGGAGGTTATTGTCCGGCACGAATTACCCGATCGGGACATGCTGCATAACCTGATTGTGAAAACCCTCGAGCCGGTTTCGGATCTGCAGGGCGCTCTGGTGCGCCTCAGTTCCAGTGATTGGAATTTATTCGGTGAGCAGATCAGCAACGGCGACCATTTGGGCGTGGGCAGTACCGTGCAGTTTGCAGAAGACCCGAATCTGGCAGCCGGCGATGTGATTGTGGAGAGCCGGAATGGAATTTTTGATGCCCGTTTAAATGAACGTCTAAAGCTGTTGAAGGAAACCCTGCATGAACGTAGCGGAAGAAAACACCCGTAATTTATTGGACTTCGACGATCTCTTCCAAGGGCTGGAAGCATCGACGCTGGCCCGCTCCGAAGGGCGCGTGGTGGAAGTGGCCGGGCTGACCGTGAAATCGGTTGGACCGCATGCTTCGATTGGCGATTTGGTGTGGATTGAACCGCTCTATGGTGAGGGCCATCGTCGTATTCCGTGTGAGGTGGTGGGGTTCCACGATCGCTATGTGGTTTCGATGCCGGTGGAACGCCTCGGCCGGATTCACCCCGGGGCACGGGTCATCCCGGGTGGACGCATGAAAGTGGGGGTTGGCAAGGAATTGCTGGGCCGGGTGGTGGATTTTATGGGACGTCCGATTGACGAAGGGCCAGAGCTGGAAGGATTGCAGCAGGTCGATATTGAACGTGATGCACCGCCGGCGATGAGAAGGCAATCGCTGTCCTCTGTTTTTGAAACCGGTGTGCGTGCCATTGATGGGGTGCTGACGCTGGCCAAGGGGCAGCGCGTAGGGATTTTTGCAGGAAGCGGCGTGGGCAAGAGTGTGCTGATGGGCAGTCTGGCTCGTAATGCGCGTTCGGGTGTGAATGTCATTGCGCTCATTGGAGAACGCGGCCGTGAGGTGAAAGAATTTATTGCCCGGAATCTGGGAGAAGAGGGATTGCGACGCACCGTGGTGGTGGCGGTTACTTCCGATCAGTCACCGGTCAGTCGGCTGAAAGGGGCTTCGACAGCCATGACCATTGCGGAGTATTTCCGGGATCAGGGTGAAGATGTGATGTTGATGATGGATTCGGTGACGCGCTATGCGATGGCGCAGCGCGAAATTGGTCTGGCGGTGGGGGAGCCGCCCACGACGCGCGGTTATCCGCCGAGTGTGTTCAGTCTGTTGCCGCAACTGCTCGAACGGGCGGGGGCATCGGATGTGGGAACCATTACCGCATTCTATACGGTTCTGGTTGAATCCGACGATATGAACGATCCGATTGGCGACAGCGTTCGTGGAATTCTCGACGGGCACATTGTGCTTTCGCGAAAAATTGCTTCCATGGGACATTATCCCGCAATTGATGTTCCGGTGAGTCTGAGCCGTTTAATGAACGATATTGCAACGCCCGAACACAAAGAGCTTTCATCTAAATTACGTTCATTGCTGGCCGTTTATCAAAAGGCACAGGATCTGGTGAATGTGGGCGCCTATGTGGCGGGGAGTAATCCGCAGATCGATGAATCGCTGGCCCGGATTGAGGGAATTAATTCGTTTTTACAGCAGAAGCCCGAAGAGCGCGAGGGATTCGAAGCCATGCAGCAGATGCTTAAGGCGGTGCTGGCATGAAAAAGTTTTCCTTCACATTTCAGTATTTGCTGGATGCACATCGTGCCAAAGAACAGGCCGCGGAACATGCGTTGCGGATGGCTGGGTCCGCACTTGCGGAGGCGGAACAGGCGCTTGCTGCTATGTCGGAAACCGGTGCTCGACAGACGCGGGCGCTTGAGCAAATGACGGGTGTGGTACGGCCGTTGGATTATTCAATTTATCGTGAAAGTGTCGATTTTATCCATCAGCAGATTGCGGCGTTAAAACAAGTCTGCAGCTCGAAGGCGGAGGCCGTGGAGGAATGCCGTGCAGCGCTCCGCAAGGAAGTGACCTCGCGGCGTATTCTTGAAAATCTCTGTGACCGGGAGCGAGTCGAATGGGCGGAGGCGCTTCGGGCCGAAGAGCAAAAACAGATGGATGAGTTGGCCGTGGTTCGTTGGAGCCGGCAGGAGGTTGGGGTATGAAAATATGGTGTTTGATGCTGAGTCTGGTGGTTGCTGTTTTATCCGGTCTGCTGGCTTTTACAGCGCAGTCCGGACATTTGCCGTTGCAGAAGGCCCGGGAGACCGACTCTGCCTCTGTGCAGGAAGAGCCCCGGTCTGTCACGCCGCTGATCAGTTCGCAGATGGGTCTGGTTGATGAGTTGGTGGAATCATTGCAAGCGGCGCACGAAGATTTAGATGCAGCCAAACTGCGTCTCGATAAGCGCGAAAAAAATCTTCAGGAACTTTATTCGACCTATCTCAAACTCCGGAAAGAGACCGGAATGCTGATGGATAATTTGGAAAATCAGCTCGTCAAGGTGGATGAGAAAGAGGCCCGGAATTTCAAGAAGCTTTCCGGGGTCTATTCCAAAATGGAACCTGCTTCGGCGGCACAATCGCTCAAGCATATGGAGGCGGAGCGGGTGGCTTTGATTCTCAGTCAGATGGATAGCCGTGCGATGGCTGCGATTATGGATGAAGCGGTGACGATTTCGGTGGATGGCAGTGAATATGTCGCGCAGTGGTCGGATGCCATGCGGCGGCTGGACGATGGCAAGGATGACGCATGATGAATGTTGACTCTACTGTGGTGAATGCCGCTCCCAAAAACCCAAAGGCACTGAAAAAGTCGGGAGATGAAGCTGAAGATGCATCGGGTGCTGAATTTGCGCTTTTCTTAGCCGAACCGGAAACGGCAGAAGTTCCGGGTTCCCAGGGGTTGGAAGAATCTCCGGTGGCAGAAATTCCGGTTTTCCAAGGGGGGGAAGAATCTGCGGTGGCTGAGGGAGGACTTTTCCAGGGGCTGGAAAAAAAATCGGCGAAAGCGGGTGAGGTTGTGCCGGATCCGGAAGAGGTTTTCTCCCCGAAAAGGGAACCGTTTCCGGATGGTGAAGATCCGTTTGCATCAGCTGTTTTTATGCCGATTACAGAGCTTCAGGTGTTGCGTCAGGTGGGGATGAATTCGCAGCTGGAATCGGCCGTGGAACCGGAGTCGGCGGCTTCGATAGCGGCTCTGGAAGGGAAGTCTGCTGTAATCTCCGATGCGATTACCCGAGCACCTGTTCAGCAGGAGGTTCCGGTGTTGCAACCCAGTTTAGTGAGCGAAAAAACGATCCGTCTTGAGCAATTGGCTGATCGGTTTGATCAACGGTTGCTTTCTATGGTTCAGCGTAATGAAAAGGTGATGCGGATCACAGTACACCCCGCCACGATGGGGCGTTTGACGGTTTTGTGTCGGGAGGAAAATTCAAAACTTTCGGTCGAGATTGTTGCGCAGAACAGTGGGGTCCGGGAATTAATTGCCGGGCAGGAGGGGGCGGTTCGCCGGCTGATGCAGGAGCATTCGGTCGAGCTGGGCAGTTTTGATGTTTTGATGGATCAGGGACAAAGCGGGGGGCGGAATTTTGGTTCCAGTCCGGGCTCAGGACACCGCGAGGCCCGTGGCACCGCTCCTGCTTCGAACGAAGAGGAAGAACTGCATGCGCATCGGGTGATGCATAAAAGCGGTGCAGTTTCTTTGATTGCTTAACGAGGTATACCATGGAAATAGAAAGCCTATACGAAAGAAGCAGCGCAACGACGACCGCTCTAACCGGCGTCGCCGGCGGTGAGCTTGGTAAAAATGAATTCCTGCAGATGCTGGTGACGCAGATGCAAAGCCAGGATCCAATGGAACCGATGGACAATGCTCAGATGACCGCCCAGTTGGCGCAATTCAGCGCTCTGGAACAGATGGAAAATCTAAATTCCCAGTTCGAGGGCTTTCAGCAAAGTTCAACGGCAGCAATGTCGCTGATGAATTCAGGCCAGCCTGTGGTCATGGAATTGAGTGATGGATCCAGCGTTGAAGGCGTACTGGAAAAGGTACAGTGGATGGGTGGCGAAACACAATTTGTGGTGGATGGGACGACCTACTCCAGCGGAGATGTAACCAGTTTGCAGACAGCTGAAACTCCAGCTGATCCTGCGGAAGAAACGGCATAACGTCGTAAGGAGAAATAGCATGATAAATAGTATGTGGAGTGGCGTTTCAGGTTTACGTGCGCATCAAACGAGCATGGATGTGATTGGTAATGATATTGCCAATGTTAACACGGTTGCTTTTAAGCAGAGCGATATTTCGTTTGAGGACGCGTTTTATAATTCGATGGGGTCTCCAACGGCCGACACGGCCGGTAAGCAGGTGGGAATGGGCGTGAATGTCGGTAAGATTACGCAGGATTTCACCGGGGGGCTGTTGCAGTCCACCGGAGTTCCTACCAATCTGGGCATTTCGGGCGACGGTTTTTTTGTTCTGAAGGATGCTGCGGGGTTGCAGACCACCTATTCCCGGGCCGGTGATTTTGAATTCAACTATGATTCAGGGGCCGATGCGCTTAATTTGCGGGGGCCGGATGGAAAATATTTATATGGAACGATCGGTGCAGCCTCCGGTTCAGCCAGTTCCATGATTGCGCTGCCGGGGGATATTCAGGACATGATGATTTCGAGCAGCGGCCAGATTTCGTATATCGATTCGACGGGTTCGCTGGTGGAAAATGCGTACACGGTGGATATTGCGACCTTCCCGGGAGAGACCGGCCTTGCACAGCTCGGCGGTAATCAATATGCCGAAACCGCCGCATCGGGACAGCCAGATTTTGATTCTACGGACCACACTATTGTGCAGGGTTATCTCGAAAACTCAAATGTGGACCTGGCGAAAGAGTTCACGGAAATGATTGTGGCTGAACGTGGGTTTCAAGCCAATTCCCGTACGGTGACCACTTCGGATTCGATGCTGCAGGAGCTTTTGAGTCTGAAACGCTAGGCCGAATCGTTGGGAAACAGGAAGAAGGAGAGTAGGACATGATCAAGGTAACCGACCTGCACGGGGTTGAATATTCGCTGAATGCGGAACAGATCGAGAAAGTAGAGCAGAATCCGGATACCCAGATCATGCTGCTGAACGGACATCGTTATTATGTGCGTGAATCCATTGATGAGATTATGGCGCGGGTTGTTCAGTATCGGGCGGACTGTAACGCAGCTCGATCGGTACCGGTTGCCGAAGGGCAAAAGGAGTAATAATCCATGGATATTGGAAGCATAGTTGGTGCAGTGCTGGGATGGCTGCTGGTTTTTATTGCTATTGCGATGGGCGGGGGAAGCGGTTTTTTCAACGCGCCGTCGATTCTTATTACCGTGGGTGGGGCCATTGCCGCGACTCTGATTCACTATCCGCTGCCGCAGGTGATGGCTGTGGTCAAAGTGGCGCGTAAGGCTCTGTTCGTTAAGGAACAGGATTATATGACCCTCTACGATCAGCTGACCGACTATGCGGTGCGGGCGCGCCGCGACGGCTTGCTGGCGCTGGAAGGGGATATTGAGCAGCTTACCGATCCCTTTATGAAAAAAGGTTTTCAGATGGCGGTCGATGGTAACACCATGGAGGTGCTGCGCTCTGTGCTGGAAGACGATCTGGCCGCTATGCAGGAACGTCATATTGTCGGGCAGGGCATTTTCAAGGCATTGGGTAACTATGCGCCGGCCTTTGGGATGATCGGTACTCTGGTGGGTCTGGTGGCCATGTTGCAGAATATGTCCGATCCGAAATCATTGGGTAGCGGTATGGCGGTGGCTTTGCTGACCACAATGTATGGAGCCATGGTTGCCAACCTGGTTGCGCTGCCGACGGCAGGAAAGCTTGAGCAGCGCACGATGGAAGAAGTGGCCCTGAAAACAATGGTGATCGAAGGTATTGTGGCCATTCAGGAAGGGCACAGTCCCCGCATTGTTGAGGAAAAACTTCGTGCGTTCATTCCGCCGAGTATTCGCCAGAAAACGATAAAAGACTAGGTCGGGAAGAGTCGATGCGCAAACGTAAAGAACCAGATCAGGAGGGTTGCGCCTTATGGATTGTGACCTTTGGCGACGCGATGTCGCTGCTGGTTGCATTTTTCGTGATGCTGGTGTCGTTTGCTGACTTCGAGGAGCACTCCCTGCAAAATATGATGGGGGCTCTTAAAGGCGGTTTGCGGGCCGTTCCGCTCCCCATGGCAACGACGGTCGGCCGTGTGGAGACGCTGACCGAAACGGACGCCAGTGAGACGGAGGTTTCGAAGAATGCTTCGACCGCGATGGTCGAATCGAGCCAAGAGGTGCTTCGGAATAGCCCTGCCCGGAAAATTATTAAATCCAATTCGCCGGACTATTATCTGCATTTGCTGAAAAGCGGTGTTGCATTGGTGGTCACCCGTAACTCCGCATTTAAGTCGGGAACCGCTGAGCTGTTGACGCCGGATCATGAAGCGTGGCAGGTGGCGACTGATCTGATGCATTCCGTAGAGAGCGAAATTCGTGTTGCGGTCACGCTGCCCGAAAACGTGCCGGTTCGACTGGAGGGATATACCACTTCGTGGGGGCTTGGAATCGAGCAGGCGCTGGCCATTCAGGAGCTGTTGTTTCAGAATGGCGGTGACCGTAAAAAAATAAGCACTTCTGTTCGGGTTGTCCGGACGATGCCTTCCGGCGAGGCGGCGGATGGTACGGTTGAAATCCGTTTTATCGGCGCCACTGAATCGAAGCTGAATACGATGCCCGGAAAAATCCTGCGCGGGGCATGGCGTGAGCAGGGAACCATGGAATAGGAAGCGACCAATGGGCAGAAAAATTAGAAAACCGAAGGAGGAGCTCGCGCCTTCTTATTTTGTCCAGTTCGCTGCACTGTGGTGCATCCTGCTTGGTTTTTTTGTGATGCTGCTCAGCCTGGGAAGCACACAGATGGGGCCGGGGTCCGATGGGATGGGCGAGGTGCGCGATGCGTTCGGAAGTACCGGCGGTCTGGGGCTGCTTCCTTTTGCTAAGAATGCCTTGTTCGGCCGCCATGATGGGGGGGCAAGCTCATTTCGAATTCGTAAGAGCGCCCCGAATCAGACGGCGGAGGTTGATGGATACATTCGTGGTATGCTCTGGAAAAAAGGGTTGTCCAATATCTCCATGGTTTCCGTGGTGCATACTCATGATTCTTCGACGGTGATTTTGCAGATTCCGATTGATTTTGTGGGGAATGAACATCTGGGCCGGGAATCCGTGACGCTGCTCGAAATGCTGGGAGAGGTTTTTCTCAGCTTACGTGAATATGAGATGGAGGTCATGGCGGTGTGTGATGATGCAGCGGATCCAACCGCCCGTCAGCGATTGGCTCTGTTGCGCGCAGCGGTGGTGGCCCGTTTTCTTACTGAAACAGCAGGGTTGTTGCCGGAACATGTACACGCAGTCGGATTATCCGACACGTGGATGCTCGATTTGCATGGCATCGAGCATGTTAATGGACATGTATTGATTTCAATCAAACAGGAATACCCGTAACGGGACCGAACAGATTTTTTGAACAGGAAGGCTGGAACAGTATATGGCTGAAGAAAACGACATTGATAAAAGCGGGACGGAAAACGAGGGGACCGGAAAGAAAGGTAAGGGAGTCATTCTCATTGCTGTTCTGGGCGTCGTTTTGATTGCAGGAGGCATTGGGACCGGACTTGTGCTGGGGAAAAAATCGCGGCCGGTTGTTACTGTGCCGAAGAAAAATCCCGATACACCGGTCATTGTTCAATTCAAAGATCTCTACGTCAATATTGCAGAAACCAAGGCCACCCGAGTGCTCAAGCTTACCGTGGTGCTGGAGCTCAGCGAAGAAAAACTCACCACGCCGCTGGAGGCGCATCGAGCCATCATTCGCGACCTGATATCCGAAGCGGCTTCGCGGATGACGATCGATGAACTGGAAGGGCGCAACGGCCGGAGTATTCTGAAACGTGAAATTAAAAATCGCGTTAATGATTTAGTGCGCGACCGAATGGCCGGCGCGGTGATTGATGTTTATTTTTCGGACTTTTTAATTCAGTAAATCCCATGGCTGATCAAGAACATAACCTGTCGCCCGATGAAATGGCTGCGCTGCGCGATGTTGCCGTTCCGGAAGTTGATGCAGCGGATGCCGGAGAGCGGGCTGCCCGAATCCAGGTGACCTCGTATAATTTCCGCCAACCCGGTCGGCTGAGCTCAGCTCAGTTGCGGGCATTGAAAATGGTTCATGAATTTTTTGCCAAGGGCCTTTCGGAGGTACCCCCGAGCGGGGTCAATCTTCCGTTTGAGCTCGGGCTGTTGTCGGTGGAGACCATCTCGTACAGCAATTTTATGGGATCGTTGGGAAATCCGTGTTTCATGGCACAGCTTTCGAGTCGTTTTGAGCAACCGGTATTAATGGAAATTGATCTCCGGGTAGTGCACATGCTCATTGCGCATATTCTTGGAAATAAGGATGAGGAACGTGAGGAAGAAGGTAGAAAGCTGACTTCCATTGAGCAGGGAATTGCCGGCAATTGGCTGGAAGGGCTTTTGCCGCTTTTGGGCGAATCCTGGACGCTGTCGGCCCCGGTTGATTTCGGACTCAAAAGCATTGAATGCGATCCGCGATTTGTACAGGTGATGCCGGACGACAGTCCGGTTGTGAGCCTGACTTTCCGGTTGCAGGTTGGAACCGTGAAAGGACAGCTCACACTGTGCTATCCGCTTGAGCCTCTCCAGGAAATGCTTGAAGGCATGAGTGTACGGATGAGCGGGGGCGACGAGGATGATGTTGAGCAGAGCGGCGACAGCACCTTGGTTTCTTTGAAGGGCATCCCTTTTGAATTACGTGCCGAATTGGGACACAGCCACATACGGGCCAGTCAGCTGGCAACACTCAGAAAGGGCGATGTGCTTTGTCTGGATCGGTCGATTCATGATCCGGTGGATGTGTTGCTGGGGGATAATGTGGTATTTGAAGCCGGTCTGGGGAAAAAAGGCGACAATCTGGCCTTGCAGATCCGTAAACGGCGCAAGGATCGATAACGATTTAGGAGACGGTATAATGAGTGCAGAAATGAATAATGAACAAACGACAGCAGCGGATCAGGTTGAAGTGCATCCGGTTTCGCCTGCACCGCTGACTGAACCTGTCGAAGGTGCGAGTGAGGTATCTGAAGAAGTTAATCTCAATATGATTATGGACATTCCGGTCGATGTGCACGTTGAGGTCGGACGTACCAGTTTGCCGGTGAGAGAATTTCTCCGGCTCGGTGTGGGGTCCGTGCTTCAGCTCGATCGGCTGGTCGGTGAATCTGCTGACCTGATAATTAACGGTAAACTGGTCGGCCGCGGTGACGTGGTGGTGGTTGACGAGACTTTTGGAATCCGAATTTCCGAATTGGCGGGCGAGAAGGAACTGATGTCTTCCTGGTAGGCTTTCCGTGCGGCGTATTAATGCCCGACGGCTCTGCACGGTGTGCGGGGCCGTTTTTTTTGTTTCCTGTCTTTGGAAAATTTTCCAGGGATTGGAAGCCGATCCTGTGGCATCGGCCCTGCTTAAACTGGGGCATGAACTCAGGATTTTATAATGCAGCCATACAGATGGCAACGGGCAGTGTGCAGGATATGGAAGTCCATACCGAAAATCTGGCCAACAGCACCATGCCGGGCTACAAGCGTCTGGAGTCGAGTCATACCGTTTTCGCTGATGTACTGGATTCGCAGGTTGGTGCCGCGAAAGAGCCGACGAATCCGATTTCGGTAAATCACAATCAGGGCGCTTTACGTTCTACTGAACGGTCGCTCGATTTTGCGATTGAGGGCGATGGTTTTTTTGTCGTTTCCGACGGGGGACAGGACTATTTAACGCGGAATGGAAGTTTCCGCGTTTCGGCGGATGGGACCATCGTGAATTCCCTTGGCATGGCGGTGCAGACCTCGACCGGTGATTTGCGGATTCCCCCGGGGCAGAATGCGGCGCAGCTGGTGATCGACGATAAGTTGAACCTGCGGGCGGGCAATAAGGTTATTGGAACGCTGAAGATCGAGTCGGTTGAGGATATCTCCGCGTTGGATCAGGCCGGTACAACCTTGT
This is a stretch of genomic DNA from Pontiella agarivorans. It encodes these proteins:
- a CDS encoding flagellar hook-basal body protein, with the protein product MNSGFYNAAIQMATGSVQDMEVHTENLANSTMPGYKRLESSHTVFADVLDSQVGAAKEPTNPISVNHNQGALRSTERSLDFAIEGDGFFVVSDGGQDYLTRNGSFRVSADGTIVNSLGMAVQTSTGDLRIPPGQNAAQLVIDDKLNLRAGNKVIGTLKIESVEDISALDQAGTTLFVNNGVETVDPECKVLNGYLEQSNTAIFEEMVGMMTTMRNYEACQKMLQTVDDAEEKMMSKLV